The genome window CCAGGCGAAGGTCCCGTGTATCGGCCTGCCCGCCCGCGTGTGCTGGCTGGGCTACGGCGAGCGGGCCCAGTTCGGTCTGGTCATCAACGACCTAGTAGCCCGCGGCGAAGTCTCGGCTCCCATCGTTATTGGCCGCGACCACCTCGACTGCGGCTCCGTGGCCTCGCCCAACCGCGAAACCGAAGGCATGCAGGACGGCTCCGACGCCGTAGCCGACTGGCCCCTGCTCAACGCTCTGGCCAACACTGCCTCCGGCGCCGACTGGGTGAGCCTGCACAACGGCGGCGGCGTGGGCATCGGCAACAGCACCCACGCCGGCATGGTGATAGTAGCCACCGGCACTCCCGAAAAAGCCGAGCGCCTGCGCCGCGTGCTCACCACCGACCCCGGCATGGGCGTCTTCCGCCACGCCGATGCCGGCTACGAACTGGCCCAGCAGGTAGCTAAGGAGCGCGGAGTGAAGATTCCGGGGCAGGCGTAGTAAAAAAGTAGTGTAAAGGGGCTAAAGACATTGTTAGATAAGTAACCTCCTAGCTGGCGTGAGTCTGCCGCTAGTGGCTTAAACCTACTGCCCCGTACCCCACAATCTATCATCAACGCCGCCCGAGGAAACTCTGGCGGCGTTATTCGTTCTAACACACTTCAACCAGAAAGAAAAAAGCAAAACGCCCGCTTCCGTTGTTTACCTCCCTGCGCTGGCACCATCACCGGCGCGCGAACCAAACAACCCTACTTATGAACATCGGAATCATTGGAGCCGGCCATATCGGCAGCGCCTTGGCCGTGCGGCTCACCAGCCTTGGCCATACGGTGTATATTGCTAACTCCCGCGGACCCGAGACGCTGCAAGAGGTGGCCGAAAAAACCGGCGCTACGCCCGTCACGGCTCAGGAAGCGGCCCAGCTTGGCACCGACCTCATCGTGGTGACCATTCCGCTCAAGAACATTCCCGACCTGCCCAAGGACTTATTCGCGGGCGTGCCGGCTGAGGTACCCGTTATCGACACGAGCAACTACTATCCTCTGCTGCGCGACGGTAAAATGCCGGAGCTGGAAACGGGTAGCCTGACCGAGAGCGAGTGGGTGCAGCAGCACCTGGGCCGCCCCGTGGTGAAGGTGTTCAATAACATCTACGCCCACCACCTTGAAGGTAAGGGTCAGCCCGCCGGCACGCCCGGCCGCATTGCCCTGCCCGTGGCCTCCGACGATGCCGCAGCCAAGCAGAAAGTAATGGCCCTGGTGGAGGAACTGGGCTTCGACGCCGTGGACGACGGGACCCTACACCAG of Hymenobacter sublimis contains these proteins:
- a CDS encoding NADPH-dependent F420 reductase, with product MFTSLRWHHHRRANQTTLLMNIGIIGAGHIGSALAVRLTSLGHTVYIANSRGPETLQEVAEKTGATPVTAQEAAQLGTDLIVVTIPLKNIPDLPKDLFAGVPAEVPVIDTSNYYPLLRDGKMPELETGSLTESEWVQQHLGRPVVKVFNNIYAHHLEGKGQPAGTPGRIALPVASDDAAAKQKVMALVEELGFDAVDDGTLHQSWRQQPGTPSYGADMPADKLREHLASLGTERTEAQHAEFLANHAQQERAMEAQGIKLK